Proteins from a single region of Runella sp. SP2:
- a CDS encoding TonB-dependent receptor, producing the protein MDSHLFKHNVWIKIMKISGLQFLLVLLFFKISFAHDSKAQEFLNRRISFSAQNQDAEVIIKRIEKLAKVQFLFSREVVQSKRKITYQANNEELFGVLEHILTPLNLTYEVVGQQIVIKRLPAPSTPSQEKPSEAANVSDIKLIDIAGRVTGDDGQGLPGVSIQVKGTVKGTSTDANGDYKLSLSDANGVVLVFSYVGYVSKEVTLGAQKIVNIRLEADNKTLNEVVVVGYGTQRKRDITGSVVSVNEATLKEVPAPNLLNQLKGRAAGVSIVSNGSTPGSQATIRIRGNRSITTGNGDGLDGPLVVVDGIPFGGLNDINPDDIANLEILKDASATAIFGSRGAGGVILITTKRGKTGKPVLTYDGYHGVTSIMGKYNVMNGEQYARFKEQSAALNTQGAGTTAYPLTEEERANLAAGVSTDWQDLLYKSGFNTSHQLGLQGGVENTQYGLGIGYFNETGIMPNQDFQRMNIRATIDQKIGKRVKIGLNTINTLTYRNDPAGGGVPTELVRLSPLVRPYNEDGTVNLNPKKGTIEAQAVSPLTLISRGNDILSNERSIRTFNSLYAEVNILDGLKYRFNAGLNFSQVHFNGYGPPNTFVNTGVDQSVSNADIRNTEYWDINMQHLLYYDKTFAQKHKIGLTALYEITKNHNIGSSFNVRGVPADYIKTANFSLASGQPTGSGSYAETGLLSYMARLNYTFNDRYTLTATFRRDGSSTLSPGNQYFNYPAIGLSWNIIDEPFMKDLAVFSNLKLRGGWGISGNRNVGAYATLGALSTGYYNFGTTTAGQALAYTVTSLPASDLGWQSTSQSDIGLEIGLFNNRITGSFDVYYQKTKDILLSVNLPQSNGAGSTLKNLGRTEGKGLEASLTFDIFRNKGGFNWSADVTYFLNREKITQLTTPTELDNKGNFWFVGHPLTVIYDNNKIGIWQQADLDNGTLRKQTSPVQLPGEIRVEDVDNNGIIDANDRKIIGNFQPKWEGGLTNRFNYKGFDLSIVTFARMGMKVVVPYLSGTSGGGSGFGFLNQGRSNQLVMDYWTPENPTNAFPRPDAGGGVRNFTSTTSYQDGSFIKMRSINLGYTVSGKTLTRLGVSSARIYLNATNPFIIYSPLVKAKLAVDPEGNGYGNTIQGGNFNRFVTVNLNNPPVRQYTLGLNLKF; encoded by the coding sequence ATGGATTCCCATTTATTTAAACACAACGTTTGGATTAAGATTATGAAAATTTCAGGTCTTCAGTTCTTGCTTGTGCTCTTATTTTTCAAAATAAGTTTTGCCCACGATAGCAAAGCGCAAGAGTTTTTGAACCGCCGCATTAGTTTTTCGGCCCAGAATCAAGATGCTGAAGTGATTATCAAACGCATTGAGAAACTAGCAAAAGTGCAATTTCTGTTTAGTCGCGAAGTGGTACAATCGAAGCGTAAAATCACTTATCAAGCCAATAATGAAGAACTTTTTGGCGTATTAGAGCACATTTTGACCCCGCTCAACCTTACTTACGAAGTAGTAGGACAACAAATTGTAATCAAACGGCTGCCTGCACCGTCCACCCCCTCGCAAGAAAAACCTTCTGAAGCAGCAAACGTTTCCGACATAAAACTCATTGACATTGCGGGACGTGTCACAGGAGACGATGGTCAAGGATTACCAGGCGTAAGTATTCAGGTAAAAGGGACAGTGAAAGGAACCAGTACCGATGCCAACGGTGATTATAAACTGTCACTTTCTGATGCCAACGGCGTTGTGTTGGTTTTTTCGTACGTTGGGTACGTTAGCAAAGAAGTAACACTTGGGGCACAAAAAATTGTCAATATTCGGTTAGAAGCAGATAATAAGACCCTCAATGAAGTGGTGGTAGTAGGCTACGGTACGCAACGCAAAAGAGATATTACAGGTTCGGTGGTGTCAGTAAACGAAGCAACTTTGAAAGAGGTACCTGCTCCCAACCTTTTGAATCAACTCAAAGGCCGTGCTGCAGGGGTTTCTATTGTAAGCAATGGTTCGACACCAGGTAGCCAAGCCACGATTCGTATTCGTGGAAATCGCTCAATTACGACGGGTAATGGCGATGGTCTTGATGGCCCACTTGTGGTGGTGGATGGTATTCCATTTGGTGGACTCAATGACATTAACCCCGATGATATTGCCAACCTAGAAATCTTAAAAGATGCCTCCGCTACAGCCATTTTTGGTTCGAGAGGAGCGGGAGGGGTTATTTTGATTACGACTAAAAGAGGAAAAACGGGCAAGCCTGTACTGACTTACGACGGGTATCATGGCGTGACCAGCATCATGGGAAAATACAACGTCATGAACGGCGAGCAGTATGCTAGATTCAAAGAGCAATCGGCGGCTTTGAACACCCAAGGCGCAGGAACAACCGCTTATCCACTCACAGAGGAGGAAAGAGCGAACCTCGCCGCAGGCGTTTCGACTGATTGGCAGGATTTGTTGTACAAATCTGGTTTTAACACCAGCCACCAACTTGGCCTGCAAGGTGGGGTCGAAAACACGCAATATGGTTTGGGAATCGGGTATTTCAACGAAACGGGTATCATGCCCAACCAAGATTTTCAACGGATGAATATCCGCGCTACCATTGACCAAAAAATTGGCAAACGCGTAAAAATTGGGTTAAATACCATCAATACTCTCACGTACCGAAACGACCCTGCGGGTGGTGGCGTTCCGACGGAACTGGTGCGCCTTTCGCCGTTGGTTAGACCTTATAATGAAGACGGAACGGTCAATTTGAATCCTAAAAAAGGAACCATTGAAGCCCAAGCCGTGAGTCCGTTGACGTTGATTTCGCGCGGGAATGACATCCTGTCAAACGAACGCTCTATCCGTACTTTCAATAGCTTATATGCCGAAGTAAATATTTTAGATGGTCTCAAGTACCGTTTCAATGCAGGTTTGAATTTTAGCCAAGTGCATTTTAATGGCTATGGCCCCCCAAATACTTTTGTAAATACAGGGGTTGATCAAAGTGTATCAAACGCGGATATTAGAAATACGGAGTATTGGGACATCAACATGCAGCACTTGCTGTATTATGACAAAACGTTTGCCCAAAAGCACAAAATTGGATTGACTGCCCTTTATGAAATTACCAAAAATCACAACATTGGAAGTAGTTTCAACGTAAGAGGTGTTCCTGCTGATTATATCAAAACGGCCAACTTCTCATTGGCTTCTGGACAGCCAACGGGTAGTGGAAGTTATGCCGAAACGGGGTTATTGTCGTACATGGCTCGGTTAAACTATACCTTCAATGACAGATATACGCTGACGGCGACTTTCCGCCGCGATGGTTCTTCTACACTATCGCCAGGCAATCAGTATTTTAACTACCCCGCCATTGGTTTGAGTTGGAATATCATTGATGAGCCATTTATGAAAGACCTTGCTGTTTTCTCTAATTTGAAATTGAGAGGTGGTTGGGGTATTTCGGGTAACCGCAACGTAGGTGCTTATGCTACCTTAGGGGCACTTTCAACGGGTTATTACAACTTCGGAACAACGACTGCGGGTCAGGCACTTGCTTATACTGTTACGAGTCTTCCCGCAAGTGATTTGGGTTGGCAGTCCACCTCTCAATCTGATATTGGGTTAGAAATTGGATTATTTAACAACCGCATCACGGGTTCGTTTGATGTGTATTATCAAAAGACAAAAGACATTTTGCTTTCGGTAAATTTACCTCAAAGTAACGGTGCAGGTTCGACCCTGAAAAACCTGGGAAGAACCGAAGGTAAAGGGCTTGAGGCATCATTGACGTTTGATATATTCCGAAACAAAGGTGGTTTCAATTGGAGTGCGGATGTTACCTATTTCTTAAACCGTGAAAAAATCACCCAGCTTACTACTCCTACCGAGCTAGATAATAAAGGTAACTTCTGGTTTGTAGGGCACCCGCTCACGGTTATTTATGATAACAACAAAATCGGTATTTGGCAACAAGCGGATTTGGACAATGGAACGTTGAGAAAACAAACATCGCCCGTCCAGTTGCCTGGTGAAATCCGAGTTGAAGACGTCGATAACAACGGAATAATTGATGCCAACGACCGTAAAATTATCGGTAATTTCCAGCCCAAATGGGAGGGAGGTCTGACCAACAGATTCAACTACAAAGGCTTTGACTTATCTATTGTTACTTTCGCACGGATGGGTATGAAAGTAGTTGTGCCTTACTTGTCGGGTACGTCGGGTGGAGGTTCTGGTTTTGGCTTCCTAAATCAAGGACGTTCCAACCAATTGGTGATGGATTACTGGACACCAGAAAATCCAACCAATGCCTTCCCACGTCCAGATGCAGGCGGTGGTGTGCGTAACTTTACTTCTACGACTTCGTACCAAGACGGTTCATTCATTAAAATGAGAAGTATCAACTTAGGTTATACGGTTAGTGGAAAAACCCTCACCAGATTGGGGGTGTCTTCTGCCCGCATTTATCTAAACGCTACGAACCCTTTCATCATTTATTCGCCATTGGTGAAAGCCAAATTGGCGGTTGACCCAGAAGGAAACGGCTACGGTAATACCATTCAAGGAGGTAACTTTAACCGTTTTGTGACGGTCAACCTCAACAACCCTCCAGTGCGTCAATACACCTTAGGTTTGAATCTTAAATTTTAA
- a CDS encoding FecR family protein, whose product MKSFPNPYSVTELLEDEAFQRWMKERRREDRWFWEEWLQVYPEKRDLYEQAVAAFLLIEGKEDNLTDDEVALKTDQILASIPDESFNNIKPLLGWTWVRWVAAAIVIGLATWYQFLPKPQDATLTSRNEEKALEEGKWTLVNNTTQQSMVVLLPDNSSVVLSQGSSVRFRKEISKTKREVFLQGEGFFEVAKDAQKPFFVYTNRLTTKVLGTSFQVRSFEGETVSLVKVKSGKVAVTSVAAPNKPTFLTEHQQLSIVTKTNEVIQKTSDILADNPAAIVNQQFTYEFAPVSEIFGQLQEAYHLPIQYDHEKLQSCTFTGQLNDVPFLEKIRLICLTIEATYEVVDNKVIIYSQGCR is encoded by the coding sequence ATGAAATCATTTCCCAATCCCTATTCTGTTACCGAACTGCTCGAAGATGAAGCTTTCCAGCGATGGATGAAGGAGAGACGTCGGGAAGACCGTTGGTTTTGGGAAGAATGGCTTCAAGTATATCCCGAAAAAAGAGATTTGTACGAACAAGCCGTTGCGGCTTTCCTGTTGATTGAAGGTAAAGAGGATAATCTCACGGACGACGAAGTAGCCCTAAAAACGGACCAAATTTTGGCCTCAATTCCCGATGAATCTTTCAATAATATCAAACCGCTATTGGGTTGGACATGGGTGCGCTGGGTAGCAGCGGCGATTGTGATTGGCCTTGCCACTTGGTATCAATTCTTGCCTAAGCCCCAAGATGCCACCTTAACGTCTAGAAATGAAGAAAAGGCATTGGAGGAAGGAAAGTGGACATTAGTAAATAATACGACTCAGCAGTCAATGGTTGTATTGTTGCCCGACAATTCTTCGGTCGTATTGTCGCAGGGGAGTAGTGTGCGTTTTCGGAAAGAAATAAGTAAAACCAAACGAGAAGTGTTTTTGCAAGGCGAAGGCTTTTTTGAAGTAGCGAAAGATGCCCAAAAACCATTTTTTGTTTATACCAATCGTCTCACTACCAAAGTGTTGGGGACAAGTTTTCAAGTACGTTCTTTTGAAGGAGAAACGGTGTCATTGGTAAAAGTAAAATCGGGGAAAGTGGCGGTCACGTCGGTGGCAGCCCCCAACAAACCAACTTTTCTGACCGAACATCAGCAGCTGAGTATTGTCACCAAAACAAACGAAGTAATTCAAAAAACGAGTGACATTTTAGCCGATAACCCCGCTGCCATCGTCAATCAACAGTTTACGTATGAGTTTGCGCCCGTTTCAGAAATTTTTGGCCAATTGCAAGAAGCATACCACCTCCCGATTCAGTACGACCACGAAAAACTACAATCATGCACGTTTACGGGTCAACTTAATGATGTGCCATTTCTTGAAAAAATCCGATTGATCTGTCTTACCATTGAAGCAACCTATGAAGTCGTTGATAATAAAGTGATTATTTACAGCCAAGGCTGTCGTTAG
- a CDS encoding RNA polymerase sigma factor, producing the protein MASSVQDHVLWKSYREGDKQALGMIVERYYRTLRRYGLKFMIDEAAVEDCIQDLFLQLWQNRLQINDTCSVKHYLLKSLRSHIIQFLRIENHFTHQEPDWDTALPKEIDVETLLIQEEVALFQINELKRQLDTLPAREREALYLKYYENLSVAEIAETMNVNRQSVSNFLQKALAKLRSRWLVAPLYWLICIFF; encoded by the coding sequence ATGGCTTCTTCAGTTCAAGACCATGTTCTATGGAAATCATATCGAGAAGGCGATAAGCAGGCGCTTGGCATGATTGTCGAGCGTTATTATCGTACGTTGCGGCGCTATGGTCTAAAGTTTATGATTGATGAAGCGGCGGTGGAGGATTGTATTCAGGATTTATTTTTGCAATTGTGGCAAAATCGGCTTCAAATTAATGACACCTGTTCGGTCAAACATTATCTGCTGAAATCGTTGCGGAGTCATATTATTCAGTTTTTACGGATTGAAAACCATTTTACCCACCAAGAACCCGACTGGGACACAGCTTTGCCGAAAGAAATTGACGTTGAAACGCTTCTTATTCAGGAAGAAGTGGCTTTGTTTCAAATCAATGAACTCAAACGACAACTAGACACGCTGCCTGCCCGCGAACGCGAAGCGCTATATTTAAAGTACTACGAAAACCTGTCGGTGGCAGAAATTGCTGAAACGATGAATGTCAACCGTCAGTCGGTTTCTAATTTTCTTCAAAAAGCACTGGCCAAATTGCGTAGCCGTTGGTTGGTTGCTCCCCTTTATTGGCTCATTTGTATTTTTTTCTAA
- a CDS encoding MFS transporter, which yields MNSSNQQLSVIEKIGYSLGDLAANLIFQTLMTFLAYFYTDVYKIPAGTASIIIFVGGLLGAFFNVLMGLIADRTNTRWGKFRPWIIWTSLPFGIISLLAFSTPNFGDTGKVIYALTTYLLLVIVYSANNLPYSALSGVITGDMKERNSLSSYRFVAVMVAQFIIQSLLLPLALSLGHGNKAVGFEKVMLFFAIVGVICFWITFLTTKERIVPPVEEKNSIKQDLTDLIKNKPWVIMLLVTILIFVTLALKGGMYIYYFNYYLDHAAQAAYLDSIGFNDFIRGLNATITGLGLGKFEWPEDAPTSANSVFNAGGIIFMIVGIMFSKPLADRFGKRNIFGIFLALSALCLLMFNFYSKDSIGLVFFTQILHGFTYGVTIPLLWAMIADVADYSEWKNNRRATAIIFSAMIFGLKAGLSIGGSLGAGILSNYGYVAEQTEQTVGAVNGIKMAVSIYPGLIFLVSVALLFWYEINKTMEVQIEADLKEKRQR from the coding sequence ATGAATTCCAGTAATCAGCAACTTTCGGTCATTGAAAAAATCGGTTACAGTCTAGGAGATTTGGCTGCCAACCTCATTTTTCAGACTTTAATGACCTTTTTGGCGTATTTCTACACCGACGTTTACAAAATCCCTGCGGGTACGGCCAGTATCATCATTTTTGTGGGAGGTTTGTTGGGTGCATTCTTTAATGTCTTGATGGGCCTCATTGCTGACCGCACCAATACGCGCTGGGGAAAATTTCGTCCGTGGATTATCTGGACTTCCTTACCTTTTGGGATTATTTCTTTGTTGGCTTTCTCTACGCCTAATTTTGGTGACACGGGCAAAGTTATCTACGCCCTCACCACCTATCTTTTACTTGTGATTGTGTATTCGGCCAACAACTTGCCGTATTCGGCGCTAAGTGGCGTCATTACGGGCGACATGAAAGAGCGAAATAGTCTTTCCTCCTATCGTTTTGTGGCCGTGATGGTTGCCCAATTTATCATCCAATCGTTGCTTCTTCCTTTGGCGTTGTCGTTGGGACACGGAAACAAAGCCGTTGGGTTTGAAAAAGTGATGCTCTTTTTTGCCATTGTAGGCGTGATTTGTTTTTGGATTACTTTTTTAACCACCAAAGAGCGTATCGTACCGCCCGTTGAAGAAAAAAATTCTATTAAGCAAGATTTAACTGACCTCATTAAGAACAAGCCTTGGGTTATTATGCTGTTGGTGACTATTCTCATTTTTGTCACTTTAGCCCTCAAAGGCGGTATGTACATTTATTATTTTAACTACTACCTCGACCACGCTGCCCAAGCGGCTTACCTCGATTCCATTGGTTTTAACGACTTTATTCGGGGCTTAAACGCCACCATTACGGGTTTAGGCTTAGGAAAGTTTGAGTGGCCCGAAGATGCCCCCACTTCGGCCAACAGCGTTTTTAATGCGGGTGGAATTATTTTTATGATTGTCGGAATCATGTTCTCTAAACCGCTGGCCGACCGTTTTGGCAAACGAAACATCTTCGGCATCTTCTTGGCGCTGTCGGCGCTGTGTTTATTGATGTTTAATTTTTATTCCAAAGACAGTATCGGCCTCGTTTTTTTCACCCAAATTCTCCACGGTTTTACTTATGGCGTGACGATTCCGCTGCTTTGGGCCATGATTGCCGACGTAGCTGATTATTCGGAGTGGAAAAACAACCGCCGCGCTACCGCCATTATCTTTTCTGCCATGATTTTTGGTCTGAAAGCGGGGCTCAGTATTGGCGGGTCGCTGGGTGCAGGAATTTTATCAAATTATGGGTATGTAGCCGAGCAAACCGAACAAACGGTAGGGGCTGTCAACGGTATAAAAATGGCCGTGAGTATTTATCCAGGATTAATTTTTCTCGTAAGCGTCGCTTTGTTGTTTTGGTACGAAATCAACAAAACGATGGAAGTACAAATTGAAGCAGATTTAAAGGAAAAACGTCAGCGGTAG
- a CDS encoding glycoside hydrolase family 43 protein: MPEDSIEHIDFEKLNERAISQPLVSHLFTADPSAHVFDGKIYIYPSHDIDAGIPFNDNGDHFGMEDYHVFSMESVNSEVVDHGIALHVKDVPWAERQLWAPDAAHKGGKYYLYFPAKNHEGIFQIGVAVSTSPTGPFVAEKSPIKGSYSIDPAVFEDADGSYYLYFGGIWGGQLQKYRENVYDAENQEPLAHEVALCPKIAKLTDDLLEFAESPKDVQILDGAGNLLLAGDNERRFFEAPWLHRYNGKYYFSYSTGDSHYICYATGDSPYGPFTYQGQILQPVVGWTTHHSICEVAGKWYLFYHDSSLSEGVTHLRSIKMTEIFYDAEGKIQPIEPYTRSDDSQTERQ, translated from the coding sequence ATGCCAGAAGATAGCATCGAACACATTGATTTTGAAAAACTTAACGAACGAGCAATTTCTCAACCGTTGGTTTCGCATTTGTTTACAGCCGACCCATCGGCGCACGTTTTTGACGGGAAAATTTATATTTATCCTTCCCACGACATTGACGCAGGGATTCCGTTTAACGACAACGGCGATCATTTTGGCATGGAAGATTACCACGTTTTTTCGATGGAATCAGTAAATAGTGAAGTGGTTGACCACGGGATAGCACTGCACGTAAAGGATGTTCCGTGGGCCGAACGGCAGTTGTGGGCGCCCGATGCCGCGCACAAAGGCGGCAAGTACTACCTTTATTTTCCTGCCAAAAACCACGAAGGAATTTTTCAAATCGGGGTGGCCGTTTCAACATCACCAACAGGGCCTTTCGTGGCCGAAAAATCACCAATAAAAGGCAGTTACAGCATCGACCCTGCGGTATTTGAAGACGCCGATGGAAGTTATTATTTGTACTTTGGGGGAATTTGGGGCGGACAATTACAAAAGTATCGCGAGAACGTCTATGACGCTGAAAATCAAGAGCCATTAGCGCACGAAGTGGCACTTTGTCCAAAAATAGCCAAGTTAACCGACGATTTATTGGAGTTTGCTGAAAGTCCAAAAGACGTACAAATTTTGGATGGAGCAGGAAATTTGTTGTTGGCTGGCGACAATGAGCGTCGTTTTTTTGAAGCGCCTTGGCTGCACCGCTACAATGGCAAGTATTATTTCTCGTATTCGACGGGCGATTCGCACTACATTTGCTATGCCACGGGTGATTCGCCTTACGGGCCTTTTACGTACCAAGGCCAAATTCTTCAACCCGTCGTAGGCTGGACAACGCATCACTCAATTTGTGAAGTAGCGGGAAAATGGTATCTTTTTTACCATGATTCGAGCCTGTCAGAAGGGGTTACGCACCTCCGAAGTATCAAAATGACGGAGATTTTTTACGATGCAGAAGGTAAGATTCAACCCATTGAGCCATACACTCGGTCAGACGATAGTCAGACCGAAAGACAATAG
- a CDS encoding NrtR DNA-binding winged helix domain-containing protein — protein MNFTDEIIDALSIDCLIFGFKDAQLSILLVKHGIGPTLGQWALPGSWIKYNESIDEAAGRILSSQTSVENIYLEQFKTFGEVRRFSPRRVITIAYYALVNIEKFELHPGPTEADVSWFNIQEVPTMPFDHNKIFEDCLRFLKHKIQHEPIGFNLLPAKFTLLQLLELYEAILGQKLDKSNFRKKFLKMNLLVDTQERQQDVSHRAATLYRFDENVYNKLLEKGFTFEV, from the coding sequence TTGAATTTCACCGACGAGATTATAGACGCCCTGTCTATTGATTGCCTTATTTTTGGATTTAAGGATGCGCAGCTTTCCATTCTTTTGGTCAAACACGGAATCGGTCCGACCTTAGGCCAGTGGGCTTTGCCAGGAAGTTGGATAAAATACAATGAAAGTATCGACGAGGCCGCAGGGCGCATTTTGTCATCACAAACTTCCGTGGAGAATATCTATTTAGAGCAGTTTAAAACTTTCGGGGAAGTCCGTCGATTTTCTCCTCGAAGGGTAATTACGATTGCTTATTACGCCTTAGTAAATATCGAAAAATTTGAGCTACATCCTGGCCCTACCGAAGCCGATGTATCGTGGTTTAACATCCAAGAGGTGCCGACCATGCCTTTTGACCACAATAAAATTTTCGAGGACTGTCTTAGATTTTTGAAACACAAAATACAGCACGAACCCATCGGATTCAATTTACTTCCTGCAAAATTCACGCTTTTACAATTGCTCGAACTCTACGAAGCGATTCTTGGACAAAAACTCGATAAATCGAATTTTAGGAAGAAGTTTTTGAAAATGAACCTATTGGTTGACACCCAAGAACGCCAACAAGACGTATCGCACCGTGCCGCGACCTTGTATCGGTTCGACGAAAATGTGTATAACAAGCTCCTAGAAAAAGGATTTACGTTTGAAGTATAA
- a CDS encoding metallophosphoesterase family protein: MKNRFISLSAVLLFIISAVQAQELKFRSDSTFRIVQFTDLHYKAGAEPSKKSISMMRTTLDEQKPDLVVFTGDVVVSAPTKQGWDEVLEVVISRKIPYIVTLGNHDDESEMKRAEVAAYVATKPYLLNKIPSIPGVDGYLNAAITVKGKSGANAAILYAMDSHAYSKIKHRVDGYGWFNHNQVDWFRKTSAKFKETQKDTLPALAFFHIPLPEYRMAFDNIKNRRRGVRYENECPPSINSGMFTAMVESGDVLGTFVGHDHVNDYLVEYYGIALTYGCFSGSENTYLRTKNGARIIELKEGKKQFSTFIREFDGAILYPVTFPFATKK; encoded by the coding sequence ATGAAAAACAGATTTATTTCACTCTCTGCCGTTCTTTTATTTATCATCTCTGCCGTTCAGGCCCAAGAATTAAAATTCCGTTCCGATAGTACTTTCCGCATTGTTCAGTTTACCGATTTGCACTACAAGGCGGGGGCAGAACCTTCCAAAAAATCCATTTCGATGATGCGCACCACGCTCGACGAACAAAAGCCTGATTTGGTGGTTTTTACGGGTGATGTGGTGGTCAGCGCTCCTACCAAACAAGGTTGGGACGAAGTGCTGGAAGTGGTGATTTCGCGTAAAATTCCGTATATCGTTACGTTAGGAAATCACGATGACGAAAGCGAAATGAAGCGGGCTGAAGTAGCTGCTTACGTAGCAACTAAGCCTTATCTACTGAATAAAATTCCGTCGATTCCAGGGGTAGATGGTTACTTAAATGCAGCGATTACCGTGAAGGGAAAATCGGGCGCCAACGCGGCGATTCTCTACGCGATGGATTCGCACGCATACTCAAAAATAAAACATCGGGTAGATGGCTACGGCTGGTTTAATCATAATCAAGTAGATTGGTTTCGGAAAACCAGTGCCAAGTTCAAAGAAACCCAGAAAGATACTTTACCCGCCTTGGCCTTTTTTCATATTCCGTTGCCTGAATACCGAATGGCGTTTGATAACATAAAAAATCGCCGCCGTGGCGTTCGTTACGAAAATGAGTGTCCGCCAAGTATCAATTCAGGGATGTTTACTGCGATGGTAGAATCGGGAGACGTGCTAGGGACGTTTGTAGGGCACGACCACGTCAATGATTATTTGGTAGAATATTACGGAATCGCCTTGACGTACGGATGTTTCTCGGGAAGCGAAAATACCTATTTGCGTACCAAAAATGGCGCTCGTATCATTGAATTAAAAGAAGGGAAAAAACAGTTTTCGACTTTTATTCGGGAGTTTGACGGCGCTATTTTGTACCCCGTTACGTTTCCATTTGCGACCAAAAAATAG